The Manihot esculenta cultivar AM560-2 chromosome 11, M.esculenta_v8, whole genome shotgun sequence genome includes a region encoding these proteins:
- the LOC110627178 gene encoding uncharacterized protein At1g51745 isoform X2: MSGSGKEDVGMTEEESDYGDSKDDSDSGSGSGSAPELSQSGISFEEPNHLGASKVQSLQGKRRKTPNDSEDDGTEGIKRMRGLEDLGIVVGDTNAGTCLSNGSPINGSKGYNSPMKRKRSQVANVHEFLRRKNRRRPLTKVLECTAMVSVPVMCDQLPNSSGSPLNGLSDSKVSGIDSNESRKSISVLVNNNSDSTGISCENGASLNPSEHAYDTSQLKKENDVPVVSGFVENDSSDKLFDVPFVGEEKHSAGLSPMFVSSSGRHQIGGGFGKHCGQNNHAEAGPMKNEGLHESGSTSSAATHGTNVSQRIEKGTSKWQLKGKRNSRHINKNRKQDKRKHMAMDEEPYAYLAGIEHLDGFFPSSEQKVDCDGGTRRSLASYDCNLQVKSKRIADDHVDGVRDWSNHRESQVRGGMTSSLPPQRSLPYRQSRFTVNSRYQTSDFPGRTITDSKLYDVTLEVKANYQPQNVPLVSLMSKLNGKAIIGRPLTVEVLDDGYCDLIISPNECDPTHVSTMEAAELGYAAMRNSESGRIPAKHVTMQPRFSPSKSPKKKCGLLSKKIRKLSSLTGKREEERKPVVEKLKGPVIACIPLKLVFSRINEAVNGSARQTHRALT, translated from the exons ATGTCTGGTTCTGGCAAAGAAGATGTGGGTATGACAGAAGAAGAAAGTGATTATGGTGATAGTAAAGATGACTCAGATTCAGGTTCAGGTTCGGGTTCAGCACCAGAATTATCTCAATCTGGTATATCTTTTGAAGAGCCGAATCATCTTGGTGCTTCTAAGGTGCAATCTTTGCagggaaagagaagaaaaaccCCAAATGATTCAGAGGATGATGGAACAGAAGGAATTAAGCGTATGAGAGGACTTGAGGATCTTGGAATTGTTGTAGGAGATACAAATGCTGGGACTTGCTTGTCAAATGGCAGTCCTATAAATGGTAGCAAAGGTTATAACTCGCCCATGAAAAGAAAGAGATCACAAGTGGCAAATGTTCATGAATTCTTGAGAAGAAAAAACCGTCGCCGACCTTTGACAAAGGTATTAGAGTGTACAGCAATGGTTTCTGTTCCGGTTATGTGTGACCAACTTCCCAATTCAAGTGGCTCACCTCTTAATGGATTATCTGACAGCAAAGTTTCTGGAATAGATTCTAATGAGTCTAGAAAAAGCATTAGTGTTTTAGTTAATAATAACTCGGACAGTACTGGAATTTCATGCGAGAATGGTGCATCTTTAAATCCTTCTGAACATGCTTATGACACTTCCCAGCTGAAAAAGGAGAATGATGTTCCTGTTGTATCAGGGTTTGTTGAGAATGATTCTTCAGACAAGTTATTTGATGTGCCATTTGTTGGGGAGGAAAAACACTCTGCAG GTTTGTCTCCTATGTTTGTGTCTTCCTCAGGAAGGCATCAAATTGGTGGTGGATTTGGGAAGCATTGTGGTCAAAATAACCATGCAGAGGCTGGTCCTATGAAAAATGAGGGGCTCCATGAATCTGGTTCTACAAGTTCAGCAGCTACTCATGGGACTAATGTGAGTCAGAGGATAGAGAAAGGTACTTCAAAGTGGCAGTTGAAAGGAAAGAGGAATTCAAGACATatcaataaaaatagaaaacaaGACAAGAGGAAACATATGGCTATGGATGAAGAACCTTATGCATATTTGGCTGGCATAGAGCActtggatggattctttccaagTTCTGAACAGAAAGTGGATTGTGATGGAGGAACTAGAAGGTCCCTTGCTTCATATGATTGCAACTTGCAGGTAAAGTCCAAACGGATTGCTGATGACCATGTAGATGGGGTTCGTGATTGGAGCAATCACCGGGAATCTCAAGTGAGAGGGGGAATGACCTCGTCTTTGCCACCTCAAAGGTCACTTCCCTATCGACAATCACGCTTTACAGTTAACTCCAGATATCAGACATCAGATTTTCCTGGCAGAACTATAACTGATTCTAAACTTTATGATGTTACGCTTGAGGTCAAAGCAAATTACCAGCCACAGAATGTTCCATTGGTCTCCCTCATGAGTAAACTGAATGGTAAAGCTATTATTGGTCGCCCTTTAACGGTTGAAGTTCTGGATGATGGCTACTGTGATCTTATTATCAGTCCTAATGAATGTGATCCAACTCATGTATCTACTATGGAAGCTGCTGAACTGGGGTATGCAGCTATGCGAAATTCAGAATCTGGAAGAATTCCTGCTAAGCATGTGACAATGCAACCGCGTTTTTcaccaagtaaatcacccaagAAGAAATGTGGGCTTTTGTCTAAAAAAATTCGAAAACTATCTTCATTGACTggtaaaagagaagaagaaaggaaaccAGTGGTGGAGAAACTCAAGGGTCCTGTCATAGCTTGTATCCCGCTTAAATTAGTGTTCAGTAGGATAAATGAGGCAGTGAATGGTTCAGCACGACAAACACACCGTGCCTTAACGTAG
- the LOC110627178 gene encoding uncharacterized protein At1g51745 isoform X1, with translation MGSSDDPNSNSKIIDASVGGLVWVRRRNGSWWPGRIMGLDEISEGSLVSPRSGTPVKLLGREDASVDWYNLEKSKRVKAFRCGEYDECIEKAKANAANGNKKTVKYARREDAILHALEIENARLGKDRVDYFSRTNNSDGELGSSAKELPSMSGSGKEDVGMTEEESDYGDSKDDSDSGSGSGSAPELSQSGISFEEPNHLGASKVQSLQGKRRKTPNDSEDDGTEGIKRMRGLEDLGIVVGDTNAGTCLSNGSPINGSKGYNSPMKRKRSQVANVHEFLRRKNRRRPLTKVLECTAMVSVPVMCDQLPNSSGSPLNGLSDSKVSGIDSNESRKSISVLVNNNSDSTGISCENGASLNPSEHAYDTSQLKKENDVPVVSGFVENDSSDKLFDVPFVGEEKHSAGLSPMFVSSSGRHQIGGGFGKHCGQNNHAEAGPMKNEGLHESGSTSSAATHGTNVSQRIEKGTSKWQLKGKRNSRHINKNRKQDKRKHMAMDEEPYAYLAGIEHLDGFFPSSEQKVDCDGGTRRSLASYDCNLQVKSKRIADDHVDGVRDWSNHRESQVRGGMTSSLPPQRSLPYRQSRFTVNSRYQTSDFPGRTITDSKLYDVTLEVKANYQPQNVPLVSLMSKLNGKAIIGRPLTVEVLDDGYCDLIISPNECDPTHVSTMEAAELGYAAMRNSESGRIPAKHVTMQPRFSPSKSPKKKCGLLSKKIRKLSSLTGKREEERKPVVEKLKGPVIACIPLKLVFSRINEAVNGSARQTHRALT, from the exons GGTCTTGACGAGATTTCGGAGGGTAGTTTGGTTTCTCCAAGATCAGGCACTCCCGTTAAACTCCTCGGCCGAGAGGATGCCAGCGT GGACTGGTATAATCTTGAAAAGTCGAAGAGAGTGAAGGCATTTCGATGTGGGGAATATGATGAATGCATTGAAAAGGCTAAGGCAAATGCAGCAAATGGTAATAAGAAAACTGTGAAATATGCTCGGAGGGAAGATGCCATTCTCCATGCCCTTGAAATTGAGAATGCTCGCCTAGGGAAGGATCGTGTTGACTACTTCTCTAGGACCAATAATTCAGATGGTGAGCTTGGTAGTTCAGCCAAAGAATTGCCTAGCATGTCTGGTTCTGGCAAAGAAGATGTGGGTATGACAGAAGAAGAAAGTGATTATGGTGATAGTAAAGATGACTCAGATTCAGGTTCAGGTTCGGGTTCAGCACCAGAATTATCTCAATCTGGTATATCTTTTGAAGAGCCGAATCATCTTGGTGCTTCTAAGGTGCAATCTTTGCagggaaagagaagaaaaaccCCAAATGATTCAGAGGATGATGGAACAGAAGGAATTAAGCGTATGAGAGGACTTGAGGATCTTGGAATTGTTGTAGGAGATACAAATGCTGGGACTTGCTTGTCAAATGGCAGTCCTATAAATGGTAGCAAAGGTTATAACTCGCCCATGAAAAGAAAGAGATCACAAGTGGCAAATGTTCATGAATTCTTGAGAAGAAAAAACCGTCGCCGACCTTTGACAAAGGTATTAGAGTGTACAGCAATGGTTTCTGTTCCGGTTATGTGTGACCAACTTCCCAATTCAAGTGGCTCACCTCTTAATGGATTATCTGACAGCAAAGTTTCTGGAATAGATTCTAATGAGTCTAGAAAAAGCATTAGTGTTTTAGTTAATAATAACTCGGACAGTACTGGAATTTCATGCGAGAATGGTGCATCTTTAAATCCTTCTGAACATGCTTATGACACTTCCCAGCTGAAAAAGGAGAATGATGTTCCTGTTGTATCAGGGTTTGTTGAGAATGATTCTTCAGACAAGTTATTTGATGTGCCATTTGTTGGGGAGGAAAAACACTCTGCAG GTTTGTCTCCTATGTTTGTGTCTTCCTCAGGAAGGCATCAAATTGGTGGTGGATTTGGGAAGCATTGTGGTCAAAATAACCATGCAGAGGCTGGTCCTATGAAAAATGAGGGGCTCCATGAATCTGGTTCTACAAGTTCAGCAGCTACTCATGGGACTAATGTGAGTCAGAGGATAGAGAAAGGTACTTCAAAGTGGCAGTTGAAAGGAAAGAGGAATTCAAGACATatcaataaaaatagaaaacaaGACAAGAGGAAACATATGGCTATGGATGAAGAACCTTATGCATATTTGGCTGGCATAGAGCActtggatggattctttccaagTTCTGAACAGAAAGTGGATTGTGATGGAGGAACTAGAAGGTCCCTTGCTTCATATGATTGCAACTTGCAGGTAAAGTCCAAACGGATTGCTGATGACCATGTAGATGGGGTTCGTGATTGGAGCAATCACCGGGAATCTCAAGTGAGAGGGGGAATGACCTCGTCTTTGCCACCTCAAAGGTCACTTCCCTATCGACAATCACGCTTTACAGTTAACTCCAGATATCAGACATCAGATTTTCCTGGCAGAACTATAACTGATTCTAAACTTTATGATGTTACGCTTGAGGTCAAAGCAAATTACCAGCCACAGAATGTTCCATTGGTCTCCCTCATGAGTAAACTGAATGGTAAAGCTATTATTGGTCGCCCTTTAACGGTTGAAGTTCTGGATGATGGCTACTGTGATCTTATTATCAGTCCTAATGAATGTGATCCAACTCATGTATCTACTATGGAAGCTGCTGAACTGGGGTATGCAGCTATGCGAAATTCAGAATCTGGAAGAATTCCTGCTAAGCATGTGACAATGCAACCGCGTTTTTcaccaagtaaatcacccaagAAGAAATGTGGGCTTTTGTCTAAAAAAATTCGAAAACTATCTTCATTGACTggtaaaagagaagaagaaaggaaaccAGTGGTGGAGAAACTCAAGGGTCCTGTCATAGCTTGTATCCCGCTTAAATTAGTGTTCAGTAGGATAAATGAGGCAGTGAATGGTTCAGCACGACAAACACACCGTGCCTTAACGTAG